Proteins encoded together in one Microplitis mediator isolate UGA2020A chromosome 7, iyMicMedi2.1, whole genome shotgun sequence window:
- the LOC130671199 gene encoding neprilysin-2-like, with protein sequence MTNNRGHMTIDDSSWWKRRTTLERGLTIIAVCGVLLCIALAISIGVIVKKSRSRSGTDADNVCNSPSCIHTASEILKNMDSSVNPCDDFYKFACGGFIKSTIIPDDKNIVNTFSIIGDQVLAQLKMIEDPRLIDMPHPFRLVRSLYKKCMNKTVIEEQGLTPLLNILNELRGWPVLEGDRWKDYEFNWMTSIFKLRELGYYFDCFIDFSIGVDVKNTTRRVMYLDQPSLELSREYLIEGLANKIVNEYYRYMVDIAVILGADRKRAEKELLESLEFEMKLAKISLPVEERRNLTLLYNPMTVAELSKKYPSIPWKEYFNRILKPQVQVDDNETTIVNVPSFMSEFEKLMKSTSKRVQANFVIWRVVSSTVGFLNDEIRKRELEFSTALSGRTERVPRWKECVATVSKTLPSSVGALYIRKYFDEDAKKDAMEMVSDIRNQFNKILQSVDWMDEETRKSALEKAASLASHIAYPTELLYDTELEKFYNNLEFDENASYLKNVLNASLYGVEYSISQFRKPVNKSDWISHGRPAVVNAFYSSIENSIQFPAGILQGAFYNKDRPKYLNYGGIGFVIGHEITHGFDDEGRQFNKDGNLVDWWAPSTEKKYLEKTKCIINQYGNYTVKEVGMNLNGINTQGENIADNGGVKEAYLAYREWADQHEPEPNLPGLPYTPRQMFWISAANTWCSVIRPKALILRIITDSHSPEEFRILGSLSNRPEFAEDFQCPLGSKMNPKDKCAVW encoded by the exons ATGACAAATAATAGAGGACACATGACTATTGA tgaTTCATCATGGTGGAAGAGACGAACAACTTTGGAACGAGGACTGACGATAATAGCAGTTTGCGGGGTGCTTTTATGCATTGCCTTGGCAATAAGTATTGGTGTAATAGTTAAGAAGTCGAGGTCACGCAGTGGCACAGATGCAG ATAACGTTTGCAACTCACCATCTTGTATCCATACCG ccTCGGAAATCCTAAAAAATATGGATTCATCTGTTAACCCTTGCGAtgacttttataaatttgccTGTGGTGGATTTATTAAATCAACTATCATTCCTGATGACAAAAATATCGTGAATACATTTAGTATAATTGGTGATCAAGTTTTAGCACAACTAAAAATGATAGAAGATCCGCGTTTAATAGATATGCCTCATCCATTTAGACTTGTAAGAtctctctacaaaaaatgcaTGAACAAAA CTGTCATTGAAGAACAAGGACTTACTCCTTTGTTGAATATTCTAAATGAACTCAGAGGATGGCCAGTACTAGAAGGAGATAGGTGGAAAGATTATGAATTTAATTGGATGACATCTATCTTCAAGCTTCGAGAATTGGgttattattttgattgttTTATAGACTTTAGCATTGGCGTTGATGTTAAAAACACTACGAGACGTGTTATGTAT ttAGATCAACCTTCACTTGAATTATCACGAGAATACTTAATAGAAGGACTAGCTAACAAGATTGTAAACGAATATTACCGGTACATGGTCGACATTGCGGTGATTCTAGGTGCTGACCGTAAACGCGCTGAAAAAGAACTTTTGGAATCACTTGAATTTGAAATGAAACTTGCCAAG atatcTTTGCCGGTTGAAGAACGACGTAATTTAACTTTATTGTACAATCCAATGACAGTTGCCGAATTATCAAAGAAATATCCAAGTATCCCTTGGAAGGAATATTTCAATAGAATTCTCAAGCCTCAGGTTCAAGTTGATGATAACGAAACAACGATTGTTAATGTTCCTAGTTTCATGTCAGAGTTTGAAAAACTAATGAAATCAACATCAAAAAGAGTACAAGCTAATTTTGTAATATGGCGTGTCGTTTCTTCAACTGTGGGATTCTTGAATGATGAAATTCGAAAACGAGAACTTGAATTTTCCACAGCTCTGAGTGGTAGAACGGAAAGAGTTCCAAGATGGAAAGAATGTGTTGCTACTGTCTCCAAAACTTTACCATCGAGCGTTGGAGCCTTGTACATAAGAAAATACTTTGACGAAGACGCAAAAAAAGATGCCATGGAAATGGTTTCGGATATTCGTAatcagtttaataaaatattgcaatca gTTGACTGGATGGATGAAGAAACGAGGAAGAGTGCTCTAGAAAAAGCTGCATCGCTGGCTAGCCATATTGCGTATCCTACTGAGCTTTTGTACGACACTGAATTAGAAAAATTCTACAATAATCTagaatttgatgaaaatgcttcttacttaaaaaatgtattgaatGCGTCATTATATGGCGTAGAATACTCTATTAGTCAGTTCAGAAAACCGGTTAATAAAAGTGATTGGATATCACATGGCCGTCCAGCTGTTGTTAATGCATTTTATTCATCAATTGAAAACAGTATCC agTTCCCTGCTGGAATTCTTCAAGGTGCTTTTTATAACAAAGACCGTCCAAAATACTTGAATTATGGTGGCATTGGATTTGTGATTGGTCATGAAATTACTCACGGCTTTGACGATGAGGGCAGGCAATTTAATAAAGACGGTAATCTAGTCGATTGGTGGGCACCATCAACCGAAAAAAAGTACCTAGAGAAGACTAAATGTATAATTAATCAGTATGGAAATTATACTGTAAAAGAAGTTGGAATGAAC CTGAATGGTATTAATACTCAAGGAGAAAATATTGCTGATAATGGAGGTGTAAAGGAAGCATATTTAGCGTATAGAGAGTGGGCTGACCAACATGAACCAGAACCAAATCTTCCTGGTCTTCCTTATACGCCAAGACAAATGTTTTGGATTAGTGCAGCAAACACGTGGTGCTCTGTGATTCGGCCTAAAGCATTAATACTTCGTATTATTACTGATTCACATAGTCCTGAAGAATTTCGTATTCTTGGATCACTGTCTAATAGGCCAGAATTCGCTGAAGATTTTCAATGTCCGCTAGGATCAAAGATGAATCCAAAAGATAAATGTGCTGTGTGGTAA
- the LOC130671200 gene encoding uncharacterized protein LOC130671200, which yields MWKEIIILCLFVNFIVCDNINESDAAPTDLEIFHNDTKQLLELCFPDKLNPAVITVDLIDIMFEISINEVVNASIVTIDNDFESTVMKWHYPNHPSYIVSAETDRKLKALLHEIKSSIIWNVESLVFVVGENCGKAMKVLRMVWNIEALGSFYVCRDQVNKTTLVYTFNPYTDRAPKPWSRVKKKTSDNRWTLYRQSFKNDLESCQSYHFDKTRNMDGYPVKGYARNSLFDDSSNEFTPEALDLQFGNPYFVFEKIFSMLNVTPVMNYYIFGDVPHSVRTKKLFNNDKFDVWMDLKPLDLLYYEYLDFVPLYSEEGYTIITNSRSVPILEEIVDGMFSHQTLILSIFILTSIFVLILINNKFNFIDTLFDILLLVLNMGMKTPIERLFMRITFLATSLFMLMFNPALEGQLMAMLAKPSYRRVENLDDLHSNEYKVFFDDRIRDYIAETQIWLSDSDKEYLYEQDALDFSRCQERITREYFDLAETQLLIFDTLPFIDPVPMNDSLLVNVSHLINDSRPINMSSPIKSSFPEYASVTKNTLAACIFAYRYRNNALGDNLYISKDLLFKSYNVFMSRKRWSLKNKIDKAAMNIFETGHIHYAERFERYKELKRKKKLAARIESYKSGFDQLQFEDFRMVYIFCTLSLMWIITVFIFEVLFYEITALCDKRSQKLKMKRIKLRRKLALINKQTSVAETRV from the exons ATGTggaaagaaattattattttgtgtttgTTTGTAAATTTCATTGTGTGTGACAATATTAATGAAAGTGATGCAGCACCAACtgatttggaaatttttcacaatgatacg AAACAACTACTTGAGCTGTGCTTCCCTGATAAATTAAACCCAGCGGTTATAACTGTTGATTTGATTGACATCATGttcgaaatttcaataaacGAAGTGGTCAACGCGTCCATTGTAACGATCGATAATGATTTCGAGTCAACTGTGATGAAATGGCACTATCCAAATCATCCCTCGTATATTGTATCAGCAGAGACTGATAGAAAACTAAAAGCTCTTCTTCACGAAATAAAATCGTCGATAATTTGGAACGTCGAGTCATTGGTTTTCGTTGTTGGTGAAAACTGTGGAAAGGCAATGAAAGTACTGAGAATGGTGTGGAATATTGAAGCCCTTGGATCATTTTACGTTTGTCGAGATCAAGTCAACAAAACTACGCTGGTGTATACATTTAACCCCTACACTGATAGAGCACCGAAACCCTGGAGTAGAGTTAAAAAGAAAACGAGTGATAATCGATGGACATTGTATAGGCAGTCATTTAAAAACG aTTTGGAATCGTGTCAAAGTTATCATTTTGACAAAACCAGAAATATGGACGGTTATCCAGTAAAAGGTTATGCACGTAATTCACTCTTCGATGATTCATCAAATGAATTTACACCTGAAGCACTCGATTTGCAGTTCGGAAACCCGTATTTCGTTTTTGAAAAGATATTTTCAATGTTGAATGTCACACCGGTGATGAATTACTATATTTTCGGTGATGTTCCACATTCTGTcagaactaaaaaattatttaataatgataagTTCGATGTATGGATGGATTTAAAACCACTCGATCTACTTTATTACGAATATCTCGATTTTGTTCCGCTATACTCAGAAGAAGGCTACACGATAATAACGAACTCGCGTTCTGTTCCAATCCTTGAGGAAATTGTCGACGGTATGTTTAGTCATCAAACTCTGATACTTTCGATTTTCATTCTAACTAGTATCTTTGtacttattttaatcaataataagtttaattttatcgaCACCTTGTTTGATATCTTGTTGTTGGTGTTGAATATGGGGATGAAGACACCCATAGAACGTTTATTCATGCGTATTACTTTTCTGGCCACATCTTTATTTATGTTGATGTTTAATCCGGCATTAGAGGGTCAACTCATGGCAATGCTGGCAAAACCGAGTTACCGTAGGGTTGAAAATCTAGATGATTTACATTCAAATGAATATAAAGTCTTCTTCGACGATAGAATCCGCGATTATATAGCTGAGACACAAATATGGTTAAGTGATTCTGATAAGGAATACTTGTATGAGCAAGACGCGCTTGATTTTAGTCGATGCCAAGAGCGCATTACGAGAGAATATTTTGATCTGGCAGAAACccaattattgatatttgatACACTCCCATTCATCGATCCAGTTCCGATGAATGATTCACTTCTAGTAAATGTTTCTCATCTGATTAATGATTCCCGTCCGATTAATATGTCGAGTCCGATAAAGAGTTCATTTCCGGAATATGCTTCAGTTACGAAAAATACTTTAGCGGCTTGTATATTTGCTTATCGGTATCGTAACAATGCATTAGgcgacaatttatatatatcaaaggacttattatttaaatcgtACAACGTGTTTATGAGTCGTAAACGTTGGagtttgaaaaacaaaatcgataaagcagcaatgaatatttttgaaaccggTCACATTCATTACGCCGAACGCTTTGAACGatataaagaattaaaaagaaaaaagaaattagcTGCTAGAATCGAATCATATAAAAGTGGATTCGATCAATTACAGTTTGAAGATTTTCGAATGGTTTATATTTTCTGTACATTGAGCTTAATGTGGATAATcactgtttttatttttgaggtATTGTTCTACGAAATAACGGCATTATGTGACAAACgttcacaaaaattaaaaatgaaacgaATTAAACTACGGCGAAAATTAGCATTGATCAATAAACAAACTTCCGTTGCTGAAACACGGGTGTGA
- the LOC130671082 gene encoding neprilysin-2-like: protein MFYCFGLNLRSQTSPIVVLISDNVCDSPSCIHTASEILKNMDSSVDPCDDFYKFACGGFIKSTIIPDHDMRYDSFSAGENLISNQLRRSLEDLNSTDMPYAFRLAKTLYSSCMNKTYIEEQGYAPLMDILKKLGGWPVLEGDTWNDHESDWTTIVSNLRKLGYSLNTLLGFSINLDRANSSRRVIYLDDPVLGLTRLYLVRGFKGHIIEEYYRYMVDIAVILGADRRRAEKELMDSLEFEMKLAKISLPGIFQRNATLLHNPMTVAELSNAYPSISWKKYFNRVLEPFYQFDDNDTVIVSSPLFMSNFEQLMKVTSKRIQTNYLIWRAIASTVEYLNDEIRKRQLEFNEVLNGETDRGPRWKECVATVTRMLPISIGAMYVRNYFNKDARENARDMILDIRDQFMKTLKTVDWMDEETRKHALDKVASMTIYIAYPDELLNDTKLDGLYKNLKLDENASYLGNILTSFLFDREYTISELKKPVNKSDWVGFGHATMVDAYASLLGNSIHFPAGIFQGNLFDKDRPKYLNYGGIGFIVGHEITHGFDDQGSQYDKNGNLVDWWDPSTKEKYLRKAQCIIDQYDNYTIKEIGMNVVGFSTQGENIADNGGIKQAYLAYRNWADHHKQEPKLPGLHYTPRQMFWISAANGWCAKLRPEFASHIIASDSHVQGEFRIIGSLSNRPEFAKDFNCALGSNMNPIDKCSVW, encoded by the exons ATGT TTTACTGCTTTGGACTCAATTTAAGATCCCAAACCTCACCTATTGTTGTTCTAATTTCAGATAATGTTTGCGACTCACCATCTTGTATCCATACCG CCTCAGAGATCCTAAAAAATATGGATTCATCTGTTGACCCTTGCGAtgacttttataaatttgcttGTGGTGGATTTATTAAATCAACTATTATTCCCGATCACGATATGCGGTATGATTCATTTAGTGCTGGTGAAAATCTAATTTCAAACCAATTGAGAAGAAGTTTAGAAGATCTAAATTCAACGGATATGCCTTATGCATTCAGGCTTGCAAAAACCCTTTACTCGAGTTGCATGAATAAAA CTTATATTGAAGAACAAGGATATGCTCCTTTGATGGATATTCTAAAGAAACTTGGAGGATGGCCAGTACTAGAAGGAGATACGTGGAACGATCATGAATCTGATTGGACGACAATCGTCTCCAACCTCCGAAAACTGGGTTATAGTTTAAATACTTTACTAGGCTTTTCTATCAATCTAGATCGTGCAAACAGTTCGAGGCGTGTTATATat ctAGATGATCCTGTGCTTGGCTTAACACGACTATACTTAGTACGAGGTTTTAAAGGTCATATTATTGAAGAATATTACCGATACATGGTTGATATTGCGGTGATTCTTGGTGCTGATCGAAGACGCGCTGAAAAAGAACTTATGGATTCTCTTGAATTTGAAATGAAACTTGCCAAG ATTTCTTTGCCGGGTATATTTCAGCGTAACGCAACTTTACTGCACAATCCAATGACAGTTGCTGAATTATCAAATGCATACCCAAGTATCtcttggaaaaaatattttaatagagTTCTCGAGCCTTTCTACCAATTTGACGATAACGACACAGTGATTGTTAGTTCTCCTCTTTTCATGTCAAACTTTGAACAACTGATGAAGGTAACATCAAAAAGGATACAAACTAATTATCTAATATGGCGTGCTATTGCTTCAACTGTGGAGTACTTAAATGATGAAATTCGTAAAAGACaacttgaatttaatgaaGTTTTGAATGGTGAAACGGATAGAGGACCTAGATGGAAAGAGTGTGTTGCTACTGTCACCCGTATGTTACCAATTAGCATTGGAGCGATGTATGTAAGAAACTACTTTAACAAAGACGCCAGAGAAAATGCCAGAGACATGATTTTGGACATACGTGATCAGTTCatgaaaacattaaaaaca GTTGACTGGATGGATGAAGAAACGAGGAAACATGCTTTAGATAAAGTTGCATCTATGACTATCTATATTGCATACCCTGATGAGCTTTTAAATGACACTAAATTAGATGGACTTTATAAAAACCTAAAACTTGATGAAAATGCTTCATATTTAGGAAATATCTTAACTTCGTTCCTATTTGACAGAGAATACACCATCAGCGAGTTGAAAAAACCCGTGAACAAGAGTGATTGGGTAGGATTTGGCCATGCAACTATGGTTGATGCTTATGCTTCATTACTGGGAAACTCTATTC atttccCGGCTGGAATTTTTCAAGGTAATCTTTTTGATAAAGACCGTCCAAAATACTTGAATTATGGGGGCATTGGGTTTATAGTTGGTCATGAAATTACTCACGGCTTCGACGATCAAGGGAGTCAGTATGACAAAAATGGTAATCTAGTCGATTGGTGGGATCCATCTACCAAAGAAAAATACCTCAGGAAGGCTCAATGTATAATCGATCAATACGACAATTATACTATAAAAGAAATCGGAATGAAC GTGGTAGGTTTTAGTACTCAAGGTGAAAATATTGCTGACAATGGAGGTATAAAACAAGCATATTTAGCGTATAGAAATTGGGCTGATCATCATAAACAAGAACCAAAACTTCCTGGACTTCATTATACGCCAAGACAAATGTTTTGGATTAGTGCAGCAAACGGGTGGTGCGCTAAACTCCGACCTGAATTCGCATCACACATTATTGCATCTGATTCACATGTTCAAGGAGAATTCCGTATTATTGGATCACTGTCTAATAGGCCGGAATTCGCTAAAGATTTCAACTGTGCGTTAGGATCAAACATGAATCCAATAGATAAGTGTTCTGTGTGGTAA